Genomic window (Nitrospirota bacterium):
GCAAAATTGATTAAACCTTCCCCGACGCTTGCGGTGGATGCCAAAGCAAAGGCGCTTAAGGCGTCAGGGCTTGATATCATCGGCTTCGGGGCAGGGGAACCGGATTTCGATACGCCTGAAAATATCAAGAACGCGGCCATTAAGGCAATAAAGGAAGGGTTCACCAAATATACGCCGGTGGGCGGAACGGACGAGCTTAAAGACGCGGTAATTGAAAAGTTCATCAAAGACAACAGCCTCAAATATGACAGGAATCAGATAATAGTATCATGCGGGGCGAAACACTCACTTTATAATATTGCCGAAGCGCTCTTTAACCCGGGCGACGAAATACTTATCCCCGCTCCTTACTGGGTCTCATACCCTGACCAGGCGCTGCTTAATGACGCCGTGCCCGTCCCTGTAATGACTGACGAGAAGAACTCCTTCATGGTCACGCGGGAACTGCTTGAAGAAAAGGTCACTAAAAAGACAAAGGCTTTCATACTCAACAGCCCTTCAAACCCCACCGGTCTTGCTTATGACAAAAAGACCCTCGAAATGATCGCCGACATGGCTGTCAGGCATGACTTTTACATCATCTCCGATGAGATATACGAGAAGCTGACATATGACGGCTTCCGGCATATAAGCATAGCCTCGCTGAGCAAAGAGGCTTTCGACAGGACCATTGTGGTTAACGGCCTCTCCAAATCACACTCAATGACAGGATGGCGCATAGGTTTTGCCGCCGGAAGTGCGGATATCATAAAAGCAATGACAAATATCCAGAGCCAGTCCACTTCAAACCCTGCGTCTATAGCTCAAAAGGCCTCTATCGAGGCGCTGAGAGGGCCGCAGGACTTTCTTCCGGTGATGCTTGCCGAATTCGACAAACGAAGAAAATACATGATGGAGCGGTTTGACAAAATAAAAGGGGTCACCTGCGTAAAGCCGGTCGGAGCCTTTTACGCATTCCCGAACGTGTCATATTATTACGGAAAGAAATTCAACGGCAAAACAATCAATTCCTCGCTTGACCTTGCCGATTATCTTATCGAAGAATCGAATGTGGCGGTTGTGCCCGGATCGGCCTTCGGCGACAACAGGTATATCAGGCTCTCATATGCGACATCGATGGATAATATCAAAAAAGGGCTTGACAGAATTGAAAGTGCGCTGATGAAGCTTGTGTAGTGAATTTGACGCATTTTGCAACGGATAAAGAGCCAAAACCGGCAAATGCCCCCGAGCTAATCACAAATCAACCCGTAAATTTTGCCCCTTTTGCGTCTTGCCAGGCAATACCAATTAAGAAAAAAAAAGTGAAAGATACTATAATATTAACAGTTTAATGCGAGAAACCAGAGTGCTTAAACAAATGAAGATAGAGGGTCTGCTCTTTGACCCCCGGACCAATATGTACATATTGATCCTCAGAGAGACCTCCGGCAATGACACTCTACCCATCTGGATCGGCAAGTCCGAAGCGGATGCCATTGCCCTTTCACTCGGCAAGATATCCACCCCGAGGCCTCTCACTCATGACCTGATAAAGAACATCATCTCCGGGCTTCAGATGAAGGTTACAAAGATCGTTATCTCTGACATAGTAGACAATACATACTACGCTGGAATATATCTCGACAAAGGCGGCGGCGAAGAGATTTACATAGATTCGAGGCCGAGTGACGC
Coding sequences:
- a CDS encoding pyridoxal phosphate-dependent aminotransferase translates to MRLSERAKLIKPSPTLAVDAKAKALKASGLDIIGFGAGEPDFDTPENIKNAAIKAIKEGFTKYTPVGGTDELKDAVIEKFIKDNSLKYDRNQIIVSCGAKHSLYNIAEALFNPGDEILIPAPYWVSYPDQALLNDAVPVPVMTDEKNSFMVTRELLEEKVTKKTKAFILNSPSNPTGLAYDKKTLEMIADMAVRHDFYIISDEIYEKLTYDGFRHISIASLSKEAFDRTIVVNGLSKSHSMTGWRIGFAAGSADIIKAMTNIQSQSTSNPASIAQKASIEALRGPQDFLPVMLAEFDKRRKYMMERFDKIKGVTCVKPVGAFYAFPNVSYYYGKKFNGKTINSSLDLADYLIEESNVAVVPGSAFGDNRYIRLSYATSMDNIKKGLDRIESALMKLV
- a CDS encoding bifunctional nuclease family protein; the encoded protein is MLKQMKIEGLLFDPRTNMYILILRETSGNDTLPIWIGKSEADAIALSLGKISTPRPLTHDLIKNIISGLQMKVTKIVISDIVDNTYYAGIYLDKGGGEEIYIDSRPSDAVAVATRTNTPIFVDDSVIKFKSNDELENWLKNLKPEDFGNVM